The following proteins are co-located in the Agromyces laixinhei genome:
- a CDS encoding DUF1353 domain-containing protein — protein MPFLTDDDRPLDELLLAQRPDDGHRFQVRAPFAYLDPVGGQRYEVPVQDAASSPGDAGDGAAGSDLASVPSALWGLIASYGRQSAPALLHDHRSAVAAGSATGGPPSRSAASTTGCSARRSASRGCRC, from the coding sequence ATGCCATTCCTCACCGATGACGACCGGCCGCTCGACGAGCTGCTGCTCGCGCAGCGCCCCGACGACGGGCACCGGTTCCAGGTGCGCGCGCCGTTCGCCTATCTCGATCCGGTCGGCGGCCAGCGCTACGAGGTTCCGGTACAGGATGCCGCGAGCTCTCCCGGCGACGCCGGCGACGGCGCCGCTGGCTCCGACCTGGCCTCGGTGCCGAGCGCACTGTGGGGCCTCATCGCGAGCTACGGTCGCCAGTCGGCGCCGGCGCTCCTGCACGACCATCGCTCGGCGGTCGCGGCGGGCTCGGCGACCGGCGGGCCGCCCTCGCGCAGCGCCGCGTCGACGACCGGGTGTTCCGCACGGCGCTCCGCGAGCAGGGGGTGCCGGTGCTGA
- a CDS encoding arginase family protein, protein MAIDLIAAPSNLGLRPPEPGSVPGTAKAPEALRESGLFGAFARLGARDAGTELAARYRAAVEPGATVRNETAIIDHSRRLAGRIDAAIGAGRTPFVIGGDCSIVLAPALALRRRGRFGLVYLDGHGDFRHPGNSDEVGALGGEALAAAVGLHAPAVSDLDGLRPLIQPRDAVQLGARDDEVDAIELAETLGAFLPTSAVRTDGIERTVERVRAVVAASDLDGYWIHLDVDALDPEYMPAVDSVDAGGLDPAELVALLQALAPDAIGADVAIFDPDLDPTGEYAESLTALLEAGFAELGTATVVSTRGQERHG, encoded by the coding sequence ATGGCCATCGACCTCATCGCCGCTCCGTCGAACCTGGGCCTGCGCCCTCCCGAACCGGGCAGCGTGCCCGGTACCGCGAAAGCCCCCGAGGCGCTGCGCGAGTCCGGGCTCTTCGGGGCGTTCGCACGGCTCGGCGCACGCGATGCGGGCACCGAGCTCGCCGCTCGCTATCGTGCCGCCGTCGAGCCGGGCGCGACCGTGCGCAACGAAACGGCGATCATCGATCACAGTCGACGCCTCGCAGGCCGCATCGACGCCGCCATCGGTGCGGGTCGCACGCCATTCGTGATCGGCGGCGACTGCAGCATCGTGCTCGCGCCGGCGCTCGCCCTGCGGCGTCGCGGCCGATTCGGGCTCGTCTACCTCGACGGTCATGGCGACTTCCGGCATCCGGGCAACAGCGACGAGGTGGGGGCGCTCGGCGGCGAGGCGCTCGCCGCCGCCGTCGGGCTGCATGCGCCGGCGGTCAGCGACCTCGACGGGCTTCGGCCGCTCATACAGCCGCGCGATGCCGTGCAGCTCGGCGCCCGAGACGACGAGGTCGATGCCATCGAGCTCGCCGAGACCCTCGGCGCATTCCTCCCGACCAGCGCGGTGCGCACCGACGGCATCGAGCGCACCGTCGAACGCGTGCGCGCCGTCGTGGCGGCGAGCGATCTCGACGGCTACTGGATCCATCTCGACGTCGACGCACTCGATCCCGAGTACATGCCGGCCGTCGACAGCGTCGATGCCGGCGGTCTCGACCCTGCTGAGCTGGTGGCGCTGCTGCAGGCCCTCGCTCCCGACGCGATCGGGGCCGACGTCGCGATCTTCGACCCCGATCTCGACCCCACGGGCGAGTACGCCGAGTCGCTGACCGCGTTGCTCGAGGCCGGCTTCGCCGAGCTCGGCACCGCTACCGTGGTCAGCACGCGAGGGCAGGAGCGACATGGCTGA
- a CDS encoding phosphoketolase codes for MAEARRHEVPLEVVDAWWRAANYLSVGQIYLMANPLLARPLEPRDIKPRLLGHWGTSPGLNLVYAHLNRAIVERGTPTIYVCGPGHGGPAMVANTWLDGTYSELFPAVGTDAEGMRRLFRQFSFPGGIPSHAAPETPGSINEGGELGYSLMHAYGAALDNPGLVVACVIGDGEAETGPLAASWRGHSFLNPLTDGAVLPILHLNGFKIANPTLLARIPEAELVDFFRGNGYEPLLVTGGFDGDDPMAVHGRLADAIDVAYARIAAIRADAAGGAFAETAPRRPAIVLRTPKGWTGPRVVDGVQVEGTFHAHQVPLAGVRENPEHLAMLEAWLRSYRPEELFDGEGRAVATLDALRPTGELRMSANRSARVNGGIARPLALPPLAPHAVDVVSGERGASGEATSVFGSWLADVMRDNPADFRLFGPDEVSSNRLGAVFEVTSRAWAEAMHPLDEHLAREGRVIEALSEHLMQGLLEGYLLTGRHGLITSYEAFIHIVDSMFNQHAKWLESASQVPWRGDVASLTYLLSSHVWRQDHNGFSHQDPGFLNVVVNKQAEIVRVYLPPDANTLLEVMRHAFGTRNRVNVVVAGKQPQPQWLSPAESAAHVEAGLGAWEWAGNESGFDQSDAAASEPDVVIACAGDVPTTEAVAAAQLLRERLPRLRVRLVNVVDLMRLQDPQHHPHGMPNERFDAIFTRSAPVIFAFHGYPSLIHQLTYRRTNHANVHVRGFAERGTTTTPFDMLHLNDLDRYRLALDVVHRVPGLEDRAGIGEITDEWHAARAAARAYAYEHGEDPEWITGWRFAPTPAAANG; via the coding sequence ATGGCCGAAGCACGCAGGCACGAGGTTCCGCTCGAGGTCGTCGACGCGTGGTGGCGCGCCGCGAACTACCTGAGCGTCGGCCAGATCTACCTGATGGCGAACCCGTTGCTGGCCCGACCACTCGAACCCCGAGACATCAAGCCGCGACTGCTCGGGCATTGGGGCACCTCCCCCGGTCTGAACCTCGTGTATGCCCACCTCAACCGGGCGATCGTCGAGCGGGGCACGCCGACGATCTACGTCTGCGGTCCCGGCCACGGCGGGCCGGCGATGGTCGCGAACACCTGGCTCGACGGCACGTACTCCGAGCTCTTCCCGGCAGTCGGCACCGATGCCGAAGGGATGCGCCGGCTGTTCCGCCAGTTCTCCTTCCCGGGCGGCATCCCCTCTCATGCTGCACCGGAGACACCGGGCTCGATCAACGAGGGCGGCGAGCTCGGCTACTCGCTCATGCACGCGTACGGCGCCGCGCTCGACAATCCGGGCCTCGTCGTCGCCTGCGTGATCGGCGACGGCGAGGCGGAGACCGGTCCGCTCGCGGCGAGCTGGCGCGGGCACTCGTTCCTGAACCCGCTGACGGATGGCGCGGTGCTGCCGATCCTGCACCTGAACGGCTTCAAGATCGCGAACCCGACGCTGCTGGCCCGCATCCCAGAGGCCGAGCTCGTCGACTTCTTCCGAGGCAACGGCTACGAACCGCTGCTCGTCACCGGCGGATTCGACGGCGACGACCCGATGGCCGTGCACGGCCGGCTCGCCGACGCGATCGACGTGGCCTACGCGCGCATCGCCGCGATACGAGCGGATGCCGCGGGAGGCGCGTTCGCCGAGACCGCGCCGCGCCGGCCCGCGATCGTGCTGCGCACGCCGAAGGGCTGGACCGGACCGCGTGTCGTCGACGGCGTGCAGGTCGAGGGCACCTTCCATGCCCACCAGGTACCGCTCGCCGGGGTTCGCGAGAACCCGGAGCATCTCGCGATGCTGGAGGCCTGGCTGCGCTCGTACCGGCCGGAGGAGCTCTTCGACGGCGAGGGACGTGCCGTCGCCACGCTCGACGCACTGCGACCCACCGGTGAGCTGCGCATGAGCGCGAATCGGAGCGCCCGCGTGAACGGCGGCATCGCCCGTCCGCTCGCGCTGCCGCCGCTCGCGCCCCATGCGGTCGATGTCGTCTCCGGCGAGCGCGGCGCCTCGGGCGAAGCCACGAGCGTGTTCGGCTCCTGGCTCGCCGACGTGATGCGCGACAACCCCGCGGACTTCCGCCTCTTCGGCCCCGACGAGGTGAGCTCGAACCGGCTCGGCGCCGTGTTCGAGGTCACCTCGCGGGCATGGGCTGAGGCGATGCATCCGCTCGACGAGCACCTCGCGCGCGAGGGGCGCGTGATCGAGGCACTCAGCGAACACCTCATGCAGGGCCTCCTCGAGGGGTACCTGCTGACCGGGCGACACGGGCTCATCACGAGCTACGAGGCGTTCATCCACATCGTCGATTCGATGTTCAACCAGCACGCGAAGTGGCTCGAGTCGGCATCGCAGGTGCCGTGGCGCGGTGATGTCGCGAGCCTCACCTACCTGCTCTCCTCACATGTGTGGCGCCAGGACCACAACGGCTTCTCGCACCAGGACCCGGGATTCCTGAACGTCGTGGTCAACAAGCAGGCGGAGATCGTGCGGGTCTACCTGCCGCCCGACGCCAACACCCTGCTCGAGGTCATGCGGCACGCCTTCGGCACGCGCAACCGGGTCAACGTCGTCGTGGCGGGCAAGCAGCCGCAACCGCAGTGGCTCTCACCTGCCGAGTCCGCCGCGCACGTCGAGGCCGGTCTCGGCGCGTGGGAGTGGGCGGGTAACGAGTCGGGCTTCGATCAATCGGATGCCGCGGCATCCGAACCCGACGTCGTGATCGCCTGCGCCGGCGACGTGCCGACGACCGAGGCGGTCGCTGCTGCCCAGCTGCTGCGGGAACGTCTGCCCCGACTGCGCGTGAGACTCGTGAACGTCGTCGACCTCATGCGGCTGCAGGATCCGCAGCACCACCCGCATGGGATGCCGAACGAGCGGTTCGACGCGATCTTCACGCGCTCGGCACCTGTGATCTTCGCGTTCCATGGGTATCCGTCGCTCATCCACCAGTTGACCTACCGGCGCACGAACCACGCCAATGTGCATGTGCGCGGCTTCGCGGAACGCGGAACGACCACGACCCCGTTCGACATGCTGCACCTGAACGATCTCGACCGATACCGGCTTGCGCTCGACGTGGTGCACCGGGTGCCCGGCCTCGAGGACCGTGCCGGCATCGGCGAGATCACCGACGAGTGGCACGCCGCCCGCGCGGCCGCCCGCGCCTACGCGTACGAGCACGGTGAGGACCCCGAGTGGATCACGGGCTGGCGTTTCGCGCCGACGCCGGCCGCAGCGAACGGGTAG
- a CDS encoding DEAD/DEAH box helicase, whose product MTLTLPELSPSPYDADAMYDAFVDWAEGRGLSLYPAQDEAVIEIVSGANVILSTPTGTGKSLVAVAAHAASVARGGRSYYTAPIKALVSEKFFQLVEIFGAGSVGMVTGDSSVNPDAPIICCTAEILANLALRHGPGADVDQVVMDEFHYYGDPERGWAWQVPLLTLHRAQFVLMSATLGDVTAIASDLQRRTGRETALVTGVDRPVPLHFSYAKTPVQETVEELIETRQAPVYIVHFSQAAAMERAQALSSIRVVTREQRDEIAEAIGGFRFTTAFGKTLSRLVRSGIGVHHAGMLPRYRRLVETLAQRGLLRVICGTDTLGVGINVPIRTVLITALAKFDGQRMRQLTAREFHQVAGRAGRAGYDTAGTVVVLAPEHEIENETAVRRAGDDPKKRKKIVRKKAPAGQITWGEGSYDRLVAAEPEPLVPQMKLTAAMLINVIGRGGDVIGDIRSLVFDNHEPRARQFELARRALGIFRTLRDAGVVELLAPAGDGLPIVRLTVDLQPNFALNQPLSPFALAAIELLDPEAPAGPPAESGAVGTGHYALDVVSIIESTLDDPRPILSQQQFTARGEAIGRMKQEGIEYDERMELVEEVTWPKPLDELLAQSFEVFASSQPWVRDFELSPKSVVRDMFERSMSFGEYVGMYQLARSEGLVLRYLSDAFRAIRQTVPTEAKDEELLDIIEWLGELVRQVDSSLVDEWNELIDPAAHLPEDETAVVPPAPPSVVGNRRAFTVLVRNELFRRVQLAALERDDELAELDPEAGWPDALDRYYAEHDEIGTGPAARSPRMVTIDETDAASGMWRAEQTIDDPAGDHDWRIRADVDLDASAEEGAAVVRVSEIVRL is encoded by the coding sequence ATGACCCTGACGCTGCCCGAGCTCTCGCCGAGCCCGTACGACGCCGATGCGATGTACGACGCCTTCGTCGATTGGGCCGAGGGCCGCGGCCTCTCGCTCTACCCCGCGCAAGACGAAGCGGTCATCGAGATCGTCTCGGGCGCGAACGTCATCCTCTCCACGCCCACGGGCACCGGCAAGTCGCTCGTCGCGGTCGCCGCCCACGCGGCATCCGTCGCAAGAGGCGGGCGCAGCTACTACACGGCGCCCATCAAGGCGCTCGTCTCCGAGAAGTTCTTCCAGCTCGTCGAGATCTTCGGCGCGGGCAGCGTCGGCATGGTCACGGGCGACAGTTCGGTGAATCCGGATGCCCCGATCATCTGCTGCACCGCCGAGATTCTCGCGAATCTCGCGCTGCGGCACGGGCCGGGCGCCGACGTCGACCAGGTCGTGATGGACGAGTTCCACTACTACGGCGACCCCGAGCGGGGGTGGGCCTGGCAGGTGCCGCTGCTCACGCTCCACCGGGCGCAGTTCGTGCTCATGTCGGCGACCCTCGGCGACGTCACCGCCATCGCCTCCGACCTGCAGCGGCGCACGGGCCGGGAGACCGCGCTCGTCACGGGGGTCGACCGACCGGTGCCGCTGCATTTCTCGTACGCGAAGACCCCGGTACAGGAGACGGTCGAAGAGCTCATCGAGACCCGCCAGGCGCCCGTCTACATCGTGCACTTCTCGCAGGCCGCGGCGATGGAACGGGCGCAGGCGCTGTCGTCGATCCGTGTCGTCACCCGCGAGCAGCGCGACGAGATCGCCGAGGCGATCGGCGGGTTCCGCTTCACCACGGCCTTCGGCAAGACCCTGTCGCGACTCGTGCGCTCGGGCATCGGCGTGCACCATGCCGGCATGCTGCCGCGGTACCGGCGACTCGTCGAGACCCTGGCGCAGCGCGGTCTGCTGCGCGTGATCTGCGGCACCGACACGCTCGGCGTCGGCATCAACGTGCCCATTCGCACAGTGCTCATCACCGCGCTCGCGAAGTTCGACGGGCAGCGGATGCGGCAGCTCACCGCGCGCGAGTTCCACCAGGTCGCGGGGCGGGCGGGGCGGGCCGGCTACGACACCGCGGGAACGGTCGTGGTGCTCGCACCAGAGCACGAGATCGAGAACGAGACGGCGGTGCGCCGGGCGGGCGACGACCCGAAGAAGCGCAAGAAGATCGTGCGCAAGAAGGCGCCGGCGGGGCAGATCACCTGGGGCGAGGGTTCGTACGACCGTCTCGTCGCGGCGGAACCCGAGCCGCTCGTGCCGCAGATGAAGCTCACGGCGGCGATGCTCATCAACGTCATCGGTCGCGGGGGCGACGTGATCGGCGACATCCGCTCGCTCGTCTTCGACAACCACGAGCCGCGCGCCCGGCAGTTCGAGCTCGCCCGGCGGGCGCTCGGCATCTTCCGCACGCTGCGCGACGCGGGCGTCGTCGAGCTGCTGGCGCCGGCAGGTGACGGCCTGCCGATCGTGCGGCTCACCGTCGACCTGCAGCCGAACTTCGCGCTCAACCAGCCGCTGTCGCCGTTCGCGCTCGCCGCGATCGAGCTGCTCGACCCCGAGGCGCCCGCCGGCCCGCCGGCCGAGTCAGGGGCGGTCGGCACCGGCCACTACGCCCTCGACGTCGTGAGCATCATCGAGTCGACGCTCGACGACCCGCGCCCGATCCTCTCGCAGCAGCAGTTCACGGCCCGCGGCGAGGCGATCGGCCGCATGAAGCAGGAGGGCATCGAGTACGACGAGCGAATGGAGCTCGTCGAGGAGGTCACCTGGCCGAAGCCGCTCGACGAGCTGCTCGCCCAGTCGTTCGAGGTCTTCGCGTCGAGCCAGCCCTGGGTGCGCGACTTCGAACTGTCGCCGAAGTCGGTCGTACGAGACATGTTCGAGCGAAGCATGTCGTTCGGAGAATACGTCGGCATGTACCAGCTCGCGCGCAGCGAAGGACTCGTGCTGCGCTATCTCTCCGACGCGTTCCGAGCGATCCGCCAGACCGTGCCGACCGAGGCGAAAGACGAAGAGCTGCTCGACATCATCGAGTGGCTCGGCGAACTCGTGCGCCAGGTCGACTCGAGCCTCGTCGACGAGTGGAACGAGCTCATCGACCCTGCCGCCCACCTGCCTGAAGACGAGACGGCGGTCGTGCCGCCCGCTCCGCCGTCGGTCGTCGGCAACCGCCGCGCCTTCACGGTGCTCGTGCGCAACGAGTTGTTCCGGCGCGTGCAGCTCGCCGCGCTCGAGCGCGACGACGAGCTCGCCGAACTCGACCCCGAGGCGGGCTGGCCCGACGCCCTCGACCGGTACTACGCCGAACACGACGAGATCGGCACCGGGCCGGCGGCCCGCTCGCCGCGCATGGTCACGATCGACGAGACGGATGCCGCCAGCGGCATGTGGCGGGCCGAGCAGACGATCGACGATCCGGCCGGCGACCATGACTGGCGAATCAGGGCAGACGTCGATCTCGATGCCTCCGCCGAGGAGGGCGCAGCGGTCGTGCGCGTCAGCGAGATCGTTCGGCTCTGA
- a CDS encoding 5'-nucleotidase C-terminal domain-containing protein: MSHHSKIADRQPKTERARRRSAVAATALATGAALALTGAVVQPVVAAPQTINLVTVNDFHGRIERDPRGGAVAGVAALATAVNEVRAANENTVFAAAGDLIGASTFTSFVQQDVPTIEALNAAGLDVSAAGNHEFDQGWADLRDRVQGLADWEYISANVVLEGTDDTALSESWTTTLPNGVTMGFVGAVTEELPSLVSPAGIAELEVVDIVDSVNAAADRLVDGVSTPDNLEADIVVLLVHEGATTTEIESATDPASAFGQIVLGVDDDVDAIVSGHTHLAYNHVIDGRPVISSGQYGEQFSNMTITYDPETGALTMDNVIAPLAPYPDDPEVAKIVTEAVAVADELGAVKVGEIADDFNRAQMPGLDDEGNPAIVESRGAESTLGNFVADVQLWAAGADGQQVDIAFMNPGGLRTDLTYAGTSADDPDGNVTYAEAANVQPFANTLFAMTLTGAQVLQVLEEQWQPVGASRPFLKLGVNEGLEVVYDPAAQAGSHITQVTLDGTPIDPAAEYRVVANSFLASGGDNFATLAEGTNRADTGRIDLQSMVDWFAEFGTATPDYAQRSVGVVLPPPANGTAYAPGETIRLALSSLEFSTTEPPAGEVTVSLGDTVLGTAPVDPTSVPTTDEGGRATLDITIPDGVVGAQALVISTPTGTEVDVPITVEDVVVPEPVGTYVIGLPSPFFVRGDAALHYRGWIVSDDGSNAVGTLTVFDGSQVIATAEIGADDGGEFTVELPALSRGVHVLSSSFDGAAPYTDSTSFRVPVLVW, encoded by the coding sequence ATGTCGCATCACTCGAAGATCGCCGATCGCCAGCCGAAGACCGAGCGGGCTCGCCGCAGATCGGCCGTCGCGGCCACCGCACTCGCGACGGGAGCCGCCCTGGCGCTGACCGGTGCCGTCGTGCAGCCGGTCGTCGCCGCACCGCAGACGATCAACCTCGTCACCGTGAACGACTTCCACGGGCGCATCGAGCGAGACCCGCGTGGCGGCGCCGTCGCCGGGGTCGCAGCACTCGCGACGGCCGTGAACGAGGTGCGCGCGGCCAACGAGAACACCGTCTTCGCCGCGGCCGGCGACCTCATCGGAGCATCGACCTTCACCTCGTTCGTGCAGCAGGACGTGCCGACGATCGAGGCACTCAACGCGGCGGGCCTCGACGTGAGCGCGGCGGGCAACCACGAGTTCGACCAGGGGTGGGCCGATCTCCGCGATCGCGTGCAGGGGCTCGCCGACTGGGAGTACATCTCGGCGAACGTCGTGCTCGAAGGCACCGACGACACCGCGCTCTCCGAGTCGTGGACGACGACGCTGCCGAACGGCGTGACGATGGGCTTCGTGGGCGCCGTGACCGAGGAGCTCCCGTCGCTCGTGAGCCCGGCCGGCATCGCAGAGCTCGAGGTCGTCGACATCGTCGACTCGGTCAACGCCGCCGCCGACCGGTTGGTCGACGGCGTCAGCACCCCCGACAACCTCGAGGCCGACATCGTCGTGCTCCTCGTGCACGAGGGCGCCACGACGACCGAGATCGAGTCGGCGACCGACCCTGCCTCGGCGTTCGGCCAGATCGTGCTCGGCGTCGATGACGACGTCGACGCGATCGTCTCGGGGCACACCCACCTCGCGTACAACCACGTGATCGACGGCCGCCCGGTCATCTCGAGCGGTCAGTACGGCGAGCAGTTCAGCAACATGACGATCACGTACGACCCCGAGACGGGTGCGCTCACGATGGACAACGTCATCGCCCCGCTCGCGCCGTACCCCGACGACCCGGAGGTCGCGAAGATCGTGACCGAGGCGGTCGCGGTCGCCGACGAGCTCGGCGCGGTGAAGGTCGGTGAGATCGCCGACGACTTCAACCGAGCACAGATGCCCGGCCTCGACGATGAGGGCAACCCGGCCATCGTGGAGTCCCGCGGCGCCGAGTCGACCCTCGGCAACTTCGTCGCCGACGTGCAGCTCTGGGCGGCCGGAGCCGATGGGCAGCAGGTCGACATCGCATTCATGAATCCGGGCGGTCTGCGCACCGACCTGACGTATGCCGGCACCTCGGCCGACGACCCCGACGGCAACGTCACGTACGCCGAGGCCGCGAACGTGCAGCCGTTCGCCAACACCCTGTTCGCGATGACCCTCACCGGGGCGCAGGTGCTGCAGGTGCTCGAGGAGCAGTGGCAGCCGGTCGGCGCGTCGCGTCCGTTCCTCAAGCTCGGCGTGAACGAGGGGCTCGAGGTCGTCTACGATCCGGCGGCGCAGGCCGGCTCGCACATCACCCAGGTCACGCTCGACGGCACCCCGATCGATCCCGCTGCCGAGTACCGGGTCGTCGCGAACTCGTTCCTCGCCTCGGGCGGCGACAACTTCGCGACTCTTGCCGAGGGCACGAACCGCGCTGACACGGGCCGCATCGACCTGCAGTCGATGGTCGACTGGTTCGCAGAGTTCGGCACGGCGACGCCCGACTACGCGCAGCGATCGGTGGGCGTCGTGCTTCCGCCGCCGGCGAACGGCACCGCCTACGCACCCGGTGAGACGATCCGGCTCGCGCTCAGCTCGCTCGAGTTCTCGACGACCGAACCGCCTGCGGGCGAGGTCACGGTGTCGCTCGGTGACACGGTGCTGGGCACCGCGCCCGTCGATCCCACCTCGGTGCCGACGACTGACGAGGGCGGCCGGGCGACGCTCGACATCACGATCCCCGACGGGGTCGTCGGAGCCCAGGCACTCGTGATCTCGACGCCGACCGGCACCGAGGTCGACGTGCCGATCACGGTCGAAGACGTCGTCGTACCCGAGCCGGTCGGCACCTACGTGATCGGACTCCCGAGCCCCTTCTTCGTGCGGGGCGACGCCGCACTGCACTATCGAGGTTGGATCGTCTCCGACGACGGCTCGAACGCGGTCGGTACGCTCACGGTGTTCGACGGGTCGCAGGTGATCGCGACCGCCGAGATCGGTGCCGACGACGGCGGCGAGTTCACGGTGGAGCTGCCGGCGCTGTCGCGCGGGGTGCACGTGCTGAGCTCGAGCTTCGACGGCGCCGCGCCGTACACCGACTCGACCTCGTTCCGGGTGCCCGTGCTCGTGTGGTGA